The Nomia melanderi isolate GNS246 chromosome 6, iyNomMela1, whole genome shotgun sequence genomic sequence TTAGTCTAGCTCTGTTCGCTGTATTTACCTTATTCTTCGAAGCTATTTGCAATAAGGACAGACCATTTTCTTCGTATCATTCAAAATCAAATCACATCATAACGCGTTTCACCCGTCTGGTACTTGCGCTAGCAGAATCACGGCGATTAAATGCTTAAAACTGAATCTTTCCATTCCGATTGATGCAATTCCCCCAACAGCATCACGGAGACGATCGAACCTGCCGAGAACACGGAGGAGGAGGAGTCGTTGAACACCGAGGAGCTGATAGCAGCCGTGACTGCCAGCGCCGAGCAAGGCATAGCCCTGTTCTCGCAGTGGCTGGGTTTGAACTTGAACCCGAAGCTGAACTTGACGAGCAAGAACAGCAATCAGGCGGCCAGCCAGCAGCGCAGCGAGGCGCCCACGACGTCGAGATCCGCTCGCACCCACTGGGACCAGGAAGAGAAGAACGACGAGCGGTTCAAGCAGCTGCTCAGCGCCCAGGACAACGTTCTGAAAGGATCGGCGACGATCGGCCGGTCGATCGGCGCCGAGACGACGTTCGTTTACTCGAAACCCTCCGACATACTGGTCGAGAACGGTTCGGGCGAGAAAAAGGTCCAGGAGGTCGTCCCCGAACACCTGGCCGTGGTGCCCAAAGAGTCCAGGAGAGGCGGCCGAGCGTACAACATCCACCAGCA encodes the following:
- the LOC116430176 gene encoding LOW QUALITY PROTEIN: uncharacterized protein LOC116430176 (The sequence of the model RefSeq protein was modified relative to this genomic sequence to represent the inferred CDS: substituted 2 bases at 2 genomic stop codons), with product MAARFAILLLLTTAVAAVSSAGFLETLLSWDLPDAVGRSTTAQSQCLCQTSNCLCCVDLNLTATIDLGGPACINVKQKEQNVSLNLSYGDNPVHNATIKIVDAANKPTCMNLLSDLAQICAKFTSIKQADAGYDGCLVIEPALLGTPQATYHMGCFNFNQVVRQIENHGDXMLKTESFHSDXCNSPNSITETIEPAENTEEEESLNTEELIAAVTASAEQGIALFSQWLGLNLNPKLNLTSKNSNQAASQQRSEAPTTSRSARTHWDQEEKNDERFKQLLSAQDNVLKGSATIGRSIGAETTFVYSKPSDILVENGSGEKKVQEVVPEHLAVVPKESRRGGRAYNIHQHVNEI